AACGCTTTTTAATCTTCCCGTAAAGAAAGTATTGTCTTTTTGAAACTCCATTAATTTCTTATTATAGTACTGCTAATGCAGCTTCGTAATTTGGTTCATCAGCAATTTCGCCAACTTGTTCTGTATGAAGGATAGTTCCATCAGCATCCGTTACTATAAGTGCTCTAGAGTGTAAACCAGCCAATGGACCGTCAACAATTTCTAAACCATTTGCTTTACCAAAATCTCCTGCTTGAAAGTCAGATAAGTTAACAACATTTTCAATTCCTTCAGCTCCACAAAAACGTTTTTGAGCAAATGGTAAATCTCTTGAAATACATAAAACAGCTGTGTTGTCTAATTTTGCTGCACTTTCGTTAAATTTTCTAACAGATGTTGCACAAGTTCCTGTATCTATACTAGGGAAAATATTAAAGACTAATTTTTTTCCAGCAAAACTACC
The Flavobacterium sp. WC2421 genome window above contains:
- the tpx gene encoding thiol peroxidase, yielding MASITLGGNPIHTSGELPKVGTKLADFKLIQNDLSVASLGSFAGKKLVFNIFPSIDTGTCATSVRKFNESAAKLDNTAVLCISRDLPFAQKRFCGAEGIENVVNLSDFQAGDFGKANGLEIVDGPLAGLHSRALIVTDADGTILHTEQVGEIADEPNYEAALAVL